ATAGGTTGGGATGAATAATAGGATTATTACAAGCAATCTTAATATATTTATTAGACTAATATTTAATTTATTTTTAAAACTACATTCATGATCTCCAAATAATCTTTCTTTAAATAAATCTAATTCACCTTCGGAGACTCGCCCTGTTTCAATTAAACAATTTTCTATTCTTAAAAATGAGCTCCTAAAATAGTACATTAAAAATAGCGAGTACAACCAAGCAGCATTCCAATTAATATATAATCTTACGTAATTTATGAAAGGCTCTCTCCAAATGCTAGTATCAGAAATTATTAGTAAAATTTTATAATATCCATTGATTATTTTTCCATCTTGCTGACCAATATCAGAAAAGAAAATGACGGTGAAAGGAATAAAAATCTCAATTATAATGAAATATAATACATACCATGCAATTAAAAAACCAATGACCCCAAGATGCGTCTTGTCACCTAATTTCTCAATTAATAATTTTGGATTTTGATTTATATGATCAATTCCTACTATCCTTAAAATCGAGTCATAATTCAAATTAATCCCTCAATTTTTTGCTACATTGTGGTTATCCGCTAAGCTCTCACTAAAGCATTGAATAAATCTCTTGATGACTTGCTAAACTTCCTGCAAGCTCAATTCAATTTCTCTCCTGTTTCCAATTTCTCTCCTGTTTCCAATTTCGCTCAAGTTTTCAAACCTCATTTTATGCATAAATATTTAAAAGTTTCCCTTGGAATCACAATAGATTTATCTTCTTCTAGGGCCAGGATCGAGGAGGGTCTCATCTGGCCATGGTATTACTTCGACGATATACTAAAAGTTTGGGTGGGGGGGTAGGGATTTGGGGTCGCTTGTCAGACGCGGAATTATGAGATCCCAGACTCCGACGGCAAGGATTATAGGCGATCGCCTTCTTAGTGGCGGGGAAAGCTCATGGACCTGATATCCTCCCTCCTCATCGCCCTCGGCCTCTCCATGGACGCCTTCGCCGTCTCGGTGACCGGCGGGGCGACCATGTCCCACGATAGGCTCAGGGGCGCCCTCGCGGCGGCGATCTTCTTCGGAGGCTTTCAGGCCTTCATGCCCGTCATCGGCTGGCTCGGCGGGATCGGATTCAGCGACCTTGCTTCCAGCTACGACCACTGGATCGCCTTCGCCCTCCTCGCCCTCATCGGCGGCAAGATGATCTTCGAGTCGATGACCGTTGAGCCGTCCGAGCGGTCTGCGGACCTCCTCGACCTCCGCTTGCTGACACTTCTGGCCATCGCCACCAGCATCGACGCCCTCGCCGTCGGCGTCACCTTCGCCTTCCTCGACGTCTCCATCCTCGTTCCGGTGGCCATCATCGGCACCGTTACCTTCGCTCTCTCCTTTCTCGGGGTCTTCATCGGGAGCCGATTCGTCGGCCTTCTGGATAACAGGGTCGAGGTCGCCGGAGGTTTGATCCTGATCGGGATCGGCCTCAAGATCCTCCTAGATCACCTCTTCTTTTAAGTATAATTCCGGATTATGGCTGAAAGGGAGAACGAAATAGAACGAAGATCCTTATGCAGAGGTG
The sequence above is drawn from the Methanothrix harundinacea 6Ac genome and encodes:
- a CDS encoding manganese efflux pump MntP, which produces MDLISSLLIALGLSMDAFAVSVTGGATMSHDRLRGALAAAIFFGGFQAFMPVIGWLGGIGFSDLASSYDHWIAFALLALIGGKMIFESMTVEPSERSADLLDLRLLTLLAIATSIDALAVGVTFAFLDVSILVPVAIIGTVTFALSFLGVFIGSRFVGLLDNRVEVAGGLILIGIGLKILLDHLFF